One region of Mycobacterium riyadhense genomic DNA includes:
- a CDS encoding SRPBCC family protein, which translates to MNTYENWPQRNHPENVRTYFKDEIDIDAPKSVVWSWLSRPALYPYWYKKWPKVHFHENKDAQLRLGDIFVAYVKGIKSPTEVIDIEDEDTIAWTGKRFGVRGVHSWRLVGNDDTTLVVTEETLRGALPSTFPRLFINAGHQMHQHWLKQLKTVSEITAYNSSLSIEDIHRMSYPSK; encoded by the coding sequence ATGAATACATATGAAAATTGGCCACAAAGGAATCATCCTGAAAATGTGCGCACCTACTTTAAAGACGAAATAGATATTGATGCTCCTAAAAGTGTCGTTTGGTCATGGCTCTCACGTCCTGCACTTTATCCTTATTGGTATAAGAAGTGGCCTAAAGTACATTTTCATGAGAATAAAGATGCTCAGTTAAGACTAGGAGATATCTTTGTAGCCTATGTGAAGGGCATTAAAAGTCCCACCGAAGTGATCGATATCGAGGACGAAGACACGATAGCATGGACCGGCAAGAGGTTTGGCGTTCGCGGAGTGCACAGTTGGAGGTTGGTAGGAAATGACGATACAACTCTAGTTGTCACCGAAGAAACGCTTCGAGGTGCGCTTCCTAGCACCTTTCCTCGGCTATTCATTAATGCTGGCCATCAGATGCATCAGCATTGGTTAAAGCAGTTGAAAACGGTTTCCGAGATTACGGCGTACAATTCATCTTTGTCAATTGAAGATATTCATCGTATGTCTTATCCTTCGAAATGA